The Geothrix sp. genome window below encodes:
- the rpsO gene encoding 30S ribosomal protein S15: MALNVEQKKIIIDDYKQHESDTGSPEVQVAILTKRINDLTEHFKTHTKDYHSRRGLMIMVGQRRRLLDYLKKKSKERYATLIERLGLRR, translated from the coding sequence ATGGCCCTGAATGTGGAACAGAAGAAGATCATCATCGACGACTACAAGCAGCATGAGTCGGATACGGGTTCGCCCGAGGTCCAGGTCGCGATCCTGACCAAGCGCATCAATGACCTGACCGAGCACTTCAAGACGCACACCAAGGACTACCACAGCCGCCGCGGCCTCATGATCATGGTCGGCCAGCGCCGACGCCTGCTCGACTACCTCAAGAAGAAGAGCAAGGAGCGCTACGCCACCCTGATCGAGCGCCTCGGCCTTCGTCGGTAG
- the nadB gene encoding L-aspartate oxidase, which produces MSKAADLLVLGAGIAGCSAALRAADLGISVVLVAKDELGGSNTAWAQGGIIGLAPPEEGDSADLLAADIEAAGAGLCRPEAVRLLAEEGPRLCRAFLWERLGVPFDLGTNGTPDPTAEAAHSARRIYHAKDATGLAIQTALSEAVRKHPNIQVREHLCLVDLITSPHHCVSPVRVYEPIRVHGAYLFDAVTGEVEGALARRTLLATGGLGYLYLHTTNPPGATGDGLAAAYRASARIVNCEYLQFHPTTLYVPGKPRTLLTEALRGEGARLVNRKGERFMTKYAPEQLELAPRDVVSRAIFQEMAASGEPCAFLDLAPLAARLDLDEHFPTVMAACRAEGIDPHRQPIPVVPAAHYFCGGVLVDLDGRTSLPGLFAAGEVACTGLHGANRLASTSLLEGLVWGFRGAEAAARELAGASEPDPGDLASWRTPETSQKMDPLLIDQDWGLIRSTLWNYAGIVRTKARLERAKADLHYLAHRMERFYHESSLSRELLELRSGILCARLILNAALQNPESRGCHYRVD; this is translated from the coding sequence ATGAGCAAAGCGGCCGATCTGCTGGTCCTGGGTGCAGGCATCGCCGGCTGTTCGGCCGCCCTGCGCGCGGCGGATCTGGGCATCTCCGTGGTGCTGGTGGCCAAGGATGAGCTGGGCGGGAGCAACACCGCCTGGGCCCAGGGCGGCATCATCGGGTTGGCGCCGCCCGAGGAGGGGGACTCCGCAGACCTGCTGGCCGCCGACATCGAAGCCGCCGGGGCGGGTCTGTGCCGGCCTGAGGCGGTGCGGCTGCTCGCGGAAGAGGGTCCGAGGCTCTGCCGTGCCTTCCTGTGGGAACGGCTGGGCGTGCCTTTCGACCTGGGGACGAACGGGACCCCCGACCCCACCGCCGAGGCCGCCCACAGCGCGCGGCGCATCTACCACGCCAAGGACGCCACCGGGCTGGCGATCCAGACCGCCCTCAGCGAGGCCGTCCGGAAGCATCCGAACATCCAGGTGCGGGAGCATCTCTGCCTGGTGGATCTCATCACCAGCCCCCACCACTGCGTCAGCCCCGTGCGGGTGTACGAGCCCATCCGCGTCCACGGCGCCTACCTGTTCGATGCGGTCACGGGGGAAGTGGAAGGGGCCCTGGCCCGGCGGACCCTGCTCGCCACCGGCGGCCTCGGATACCTCTACCTGCACACCACCAATCCTCCGGGCGCCACGGGCGACGGGCTCGCCGCGGCCTACCGGGCCAGTGCCCGCATCGTGAACTGCGAATACCTCCAGTTCCACCCCACCACCCTCTATGTGCCCGGCAAGCCCCGCACCCTGCTGACCGAGGCTCTGCGCGGCGAAGGCGCGCGGCTGGTGAACCGCAAGGGCGAGCGGTTCATGACGAAGTACGCCCCCGAGCAGCTGGAGCTGGCGCCCCGCGATGTGGTGAGCCGGGCCATCTTCCAGGAGATGGCGGCCAGCGGGGAGCCCTGTGCCTTCCTGGACCTGGCCCCCCTGGCGGCGAGGCTGGATCTCGACGAGCACTTCCCCACGGTGATGGCGGCCTGCCGCGCCGAAGGGATCGATCCCCACCGCCAGCCCATTCCCGTGGTGCCGGCGGCGCACTACTTCTGCGGAGGGGTGCTGGTGGACCTGGATGGCCGCACCAGCCTACCGGGCCTCTTCGCGGCCGGAGAGGTGGCCTGTACGGGGCTTCACGGCGCCAACCGCCTGGCCTCGACCAGCCTGCTCGAAGGTCTGGTTTGGGGTTTCCGGGGCGCCGAGGCGGCCGCCCGGGAGCTGGCCGGTGCTTCGGAGCCGGACCCCGGGGACCTCGCCTCCTGGCGCACACCGGAGACCTCGCAGAAAATGGATCCGCTGCTCATCGACCAGGACTGGGGCCTGATCCGCAGCACCCTCTGGAACTACGCGGGCATCGTCCGCACCAAGGCTCGGCTGGAGCGGGCCAAGGCGGATCTGCACTATCTGGCCCACCGGATGGAGCGCTTCTACCACGAGTCCAGCCTCAGCCGGGAATTGTTGGAGCTGCGGAGCGGCATCCTCTGCGCCCGTCTCATCCTCAACGCGGCCCTGCAGAACCCTGAAAGCCGGGGCTGCCACTACCGGGTGGATTGA
- a CDS encoding UDP-glucose/GDP-mannose dehydrogenase family protein: MQVLVIGSGYVGLVAAACFAEAGHRILGVDVDAAKVATLSRGESPIFEPGLDELLSKHLASGALRFTTDLKAGIADADAAFICVGTPQSEDGSADMKYVLAVAGQIGDAMALRAKDAKPLIVVDKSTVPVGTAARVHAEIAAHTDRAFEVVSNPEFLREGSAIGDFLEPDRVVVGCRSDHAETIMKGLYQSFLDRSGGKWFRMDPPSAELTKYAANAMLALRISFINEIANLAECVGADVDHVKTAIGADHRIGPAFLNPGPGFGGSCFPKDLQALLKVGREQGHPLMTLAATVEANRHQKQVLLKKVKAHFGVQAGVPAPLKGRRFALWGLAFKANTDDIRESMALELIDGLVNLGAEVVVHDFAAMEAVKAKIGDKVRYAESPLAACEGADALLIATEWSEYREADLEAVAQALKARRIFDGRNLFRPEAMQTKGWTYHSLGRRAVEGK; the protein is encoded by the coding sequence ATGCAGGTACTGGTCATCGGGTCGGGATATGTGGGGCTGGTGGCGGCGGCCTGCTTCGCCGAAGCGGGGCACCGCATTCTCGGCGTGGATGTGGACGCGGCCAAGGTGGCCACCCTCTCCCGGGGTGAATCGCCCATCTTCGAGCCGGGCCTGGACGAGCTCCTCTCCAAGCACCTGGCCTCCGGCGCCCTGCGCTTCACCACGGACCTCAAGGCCGGCATCGCGGACGCGGACGCGGCCTTCATCTGCGTGGGCACCCCCCAAAGCGAAGACGGCAGCGCCGACATGAAGTATGTGCTGGCCGTGGCGGGCCAGATCGGCGATGCCATGGCCCTCCGCGCCAAGGACGCCAAGCCGCTGATCGTGGTCGACAAGAGCACGGTCCCCGTGGGCACCGCCGCCCGCGTCCATGCCGAGATCGCCGCCCACACCGACCGCGCCTTCGAGGTGGTGAGCAACCCCGAGTTCCTGCGGGAAGGCTCGGCCATCGGCGACTTCCTGGAGCCTGACCGTGTGGTGGTGGGTTGCCGCTCGGATCATGCCGAGACCATCATGAAGGGGCTCTATCAGTCCTTCCTGGACCGCAGCGGCGGCAAGTGGTTCCGCATGGATCCCCCCAGCGCCGAACTCACCAAGTACGCCGCCAACGCCATGCTGGCCCTGCGCATCAGCTTCATCAACGAGATCGCCAACCTGGCGGAATGTGTGGGCGCGGATGTGGACCATGTGAAGACGGCCATCGGCGCGGACCACCGCATCGGCCCCGCCTTCCTCAACCCCGGCCCCGGCTTCGGCGGGTCCTGCTTCCCCAAGGATCTGCAGGCGCTGCTCAAGGTGGGCCGCGAGCAGGGCCACCCCCTCATGACCCTGGCCGCCACTGTAGAAGCCAACCGCCATCAGAAGCAGGTGCTCCTGAAGAAGGTGAAGGCGCACTTCGGCGTGCAGGCCGGCGTCCCCGCCCCGCTGAAGGGCCGACGCTTCGCCCTCTGGGGACTGGCCTTCAAAGCCAACACCGACGACATCCGCGAAAGCATGGCCCTGGAGCTCATCGATGGCTTGGTGAACCTGGGCGCCGAGGTGGTGGTGCACGATTTCGCCGCCATGGAGGCCGTGAAGGCCAAGATCGGCGACAAGGTGCGCTACGCGGAATCGCCGCTGGCCGCCTGCGAAGGCGCCGACGCCCTGCTCATCGCCACGGAATGGTCCGAGTACCGCGAGGCCGACCTGGAGGCGGTGGCCCAGGCCCTGAAGGCCCGCCGCATCTTCGATGGCCGCAACCTGTTCCGACCCGAAGCCATGCAGACCAAGGGCTGGACCTACCACTCCCTGGGCCGCCGGGCCGTGGAGGGGAAATGA
- the tatA gene encoding twin-arginine translocase TatA/TatE family subunit has translation MGNLGMMEILLIGIALLIFFGPSRLPELGKSLGKGIQEFKKASKELTDSVKEDVTSDKDKK, from the coding sequence ATGGGCAACCTCGGAATGATGGAAATCCTGCTGATCGGCATCGCCCTGCTGATCTTCTTCGGGCCCTCCCGCCTGCCGGAACTGGGCAAGAGCCTCGGCAAGGGCATCCAGGAGTTCAAGAAGGCCAGCAAGGAGCTGACGGATTCCGTGAAGGAAGATGTCACCTCCGACAAGGACAAGAAGTAG
- the yaaA gene encoding peroxide stress protein YaaA: MTDAPIILLAPSEEKAPGGAQGHLAETAAQRWVRERLVALAKKNDPEALWKAFDVKELALAKARTEALALAGAVPVLPALARYTGVAFQALDAATLPAETWAQVFILSNLRGLVRGDELLPPYKLKAGAIPGLRAHWRKALPAQVATIPAGPLWELLPGEVADLLKGWARPRHTVEIFDARGKAISHFSKKYRGLVARWILTHRQGDPRKVLKGRIPGCQWTGMDENDRGGLALRLVVES; the protein is encoded by the coding sequence ATGACGGACGCGCCGATCATCCTCCTCGCGCCCTCTGAAGAGAAGGCCCCCGGTGGAGCCCAGGGACATCTTGCGGAGACTGCCGCCCAGCGATGGGTGCGGGAACGGCTGGTGGCGCTGGCGAAAAAGAATGATCCCGAGGCCCTGTGGAAGGCCTTCGATGTCAAAGAGCTTGCCCTGGCCAAGGCCCGGACGGAGGCCCTGGCCCTGGCGGGCGCCGTTCCCGTGCTGCCGGCGCTGGCGCGCTACACGGGCGTCGCCTTCCAGGCGCTCGATGCGGCCACCCTGCCCGCGGAGACCTGGGCCCAGGTGTTCATCCTGTCCAACCTGCGGGGTCTGGTGCGCGGCGACGAGCTTCTGCCGCCCTACAAGCTCAAGGCCGGTGCCATTCCCGGCCTCAGGGCCCACTGGCGGAAGGCCCTGCCGGCCCAGGTGGCGACGATCCCCGCCGGGCCGCTGTGGGAATTGCTGCCCGGCGAGGTGGCCGACCTCCTCAAGGGCTGGGCACGGCCCCGGCACACCGTGGAGATCTTCGATGCCCGCGGCAAGGCCATCAGCCACTTCTCGAAGAAATACCGGGGCCTGGTGGCGCGATGGATCCTCACGCACCGGCAGGGGGACCCGCGCAAGGTGCTGAAGGGGCGGATTCCCGGCTGCCAGTGGACCGGGATGGATGAGAACGACCGGGGCGGCCTGGCCCTCCGGCTGGTGGTGGAATCATGA
- a CDS encoding type II secretion system protein has translation MSRQRGFTLLELVITATVLLILASVTVPLARNGLKRQHELELRRALREMRLAIDDYKKQAEQQKIKAPPAEANFYPESLEILVEGVPAAGSISRKVRFLRRIPVDPFTGKAEWGLRNTNDDANSTSWGGGHVYDVFSLSQGTGMNGIPYREW, from the coding sequence GTGAGCCGCCAGCGCGGGTTCACCCTCCTCGAGCTGGTCATCACGGCCACGGTGCTGCTGATCCTCGCTTCTGTGACGGTGCCTCTGGCCCGCAACGGCCTCAAGCGCCAGCATGAATTGGAGCTGCGCCGCGCCCTGCGCGAGATGCGCCTGGCCATCGACGACTACAAGAAGCAGGCCGAGCAGCAGAAGATCAAGGCGCCGCCCGCGGAGGCGAACTTCTATCCCGAAAGCCTGGAGATCCTGGTGGAAGGCGTCCCGGCCGCCGGGTCCATCAGCCGCAAGGTGCGCTTCCTGCGCCGCATCCCCGTCGACCCCTTCACCGGCAAGGCCGAGTGGGGCCTCCGGAACACCAATGACGACGCCAACAGCACCAGCTGGGGTGGCGGGCATGTCTACGATGTCTTCAGCCTCTCGCAGGGAACCGGCATGAACGGCATCCCCTACCGGGAGTGGTGA
- a CDS encoding MotA/TolQ/ExbB proton channel family protein, giving the protein MAILAAPTGNEVNLLEVMLHAGPVSKTVLAILATFSLLSWVVIIRKALLYRRSRAVSEQFRGAFKRATDWRELKQQVEKFALSPLVGLFVAGYGEVTYQLRQVGADGRPQLRSMEAVERSLQRASVVEMGRLERSLGGLATVAAVSPFIGLFGTVWGIIDAFRGIGATGNANLATVAPGISEALVATAIGLVAAIPALMAYNFFQGQLKQFQTELDDFSLEFISLSERNFT; this is encoded by the coding sequence ATGGCGATCCTGGCGGCACCCACGGGCAACGAGGTCAACCTGCTGGAGGTCATGCTGCATGCGGGGCCGGTTTCCAAGACGGTGCTGGCGATCCTCGCGACCTTTTCCCTCCTGAGCTGGGTGGTGATCATCCGCAAGGCCCTGCTCTACCGCCGCAGCCGGGCGGTATCCGAGCAGTTCCGCGGCGCCTTCAAGCGCGCCACCGATTGGCGCGAGCTGAAGCAGCAGGTCGAGAAGTTCGCTCTCAGCCCGCTCGTGGGCCTGTTCGTGGCGGGCTACGGCGAGGTGACCTACCAGCTGCGCCAGGTGGGCGCCGATGGCCGCCCGCAACTCCGGAGCATGGAGGCCGTGGAGCGGAGCCTCCAGCGGGCCAGCGTGGTGGAGATGGGCCGTCTCGAGCGCTCCCTCGGGGGCCTGGCCACCGTGGCGGCCGTCAGCCCCTTCATCGGCCTCTTCGGCACGGTGTGGGGCATCATCGATGCCTTCCGCGGCATCGGCGCCACGGGCAATGCCAATCTGGCCACGGTGGCGCCCGGCATCTCCGAGGCCCTGGTGGCCACCGCCATCGGCCTGGTGGCGGCCATCCCCGCCCTCATGGCCTACAACTTCTTCCAAGGCCAGCTGAAGCAGTTCCAGACGGAGCTGGACGACTTCTCCCTTGAGTTCATCAGCCTTTCCGAGCGGAACTTCACCTGA
- the tatC gene encoding twin-arginine translocase subunit TatC, which produces MPLPAAPPDKMSFWEHLQELRVRIVRSLLIVAVCFAATYAFRFKLWTWAQKPFLDAMARQTGKAAAELQPFAFTDLTEPFFSMMRLSLWAAAFLAAPLLFYQLWAFIRPGLLPKERRLVIPFVVVTSGCFLAGSAFAYFQAFKFLGDILFQEAAAAGLRANLHVSDYLDLFISTTLITGVMFELPVLFFFLAKFRIVTARLMLKYWRHATMAILIFSAFFTPGDVVVTTIFFSVVLLGLYFISVAVAWAAEPRQPR; this is translated from the coding sequence ATGCCGCTTCCGGCCGCGCCGCCCGACAAGATGAGCTTCTGGGAGCACCTGCAGGAGCTGCGGGTGCGCATCGTGCGCTCGCTCCTCATCGTGGCCGTGTGTTTCGCGGCGACCTACGCCTTCCGATTCAAGCTCTGGACCTGGGCCCAGAAGCCCTTCCTCGACGCCATGGCCCGCCAGACCGGCAAGGCCGCCGCCGAGCTCCAGCCCTTCGCCTTCACGGATCTCACCGAGCCCTTCTTCAGCATGATGCGGCTCTCCCTCTGGGCCGCCGCCTTCCTCGCCGCGCCGCTCCTCTTCTACCAGCTCTGGGCCTTCATCCGGCCCGGCCTGCTGCCCAAGGAGCGCCGCCTCGTCATCCCCTTCGTGGTGGTCACCTCGGGCTGCTTCCTGGCCGGGTCGGCCTTCGCCTACTTCCAGGCCTTCAAGTTCCTGGGCGACATCCTCTTCCAGGAGGCCGCCGCCGCGGGACTGCGCGCCAACCTCCATGTCTCGGACTACCTCGACCTCTTCATCTCCACCACGCTCATCACCGGCGTGATGTTCGAGCTGCCCGTCCTGTTCTTCTTCCTGGCGAAATTCCGCATCGTGACCGCCCGCCTGATGCTGAAGTACTGGCGCCACGCCACCATGGCCATCCTGATCTTCAGCGCCTTCTTCACCCCCGGCGATGTCGTCGTCACCACCATCTTCTTCAGCGTGGTCCTCCTCGGCCTCTACTTCATCTCCGTCGCCGTCGCCTGGGCCGCTGAACCGCGTCAGCCCAGGTAG
- a CDS encoding DUF309 domain-containing protein, producing the protein MSDACNQTPFWQRQPRLPLEIHRFLQDRLEAALHDPEARQALVWPVILGAPGLRKLHPAGVPEGELLVHAARMLGALGHHDPLAAWETHRVTWPDTAEGGPEGWRPAATWGAWGPLVSLRCGWQLAALTPLPLGERYPLACGVSLFNHGLYHECHDALEPLWAAAEGDLKDQLQGLILLAGGYHHLQLQNPSGLVALWEEALGRLEACGGRVVTPWGDVRAEAALDLTARRLDHGKRMMDDADEDALFGLLWALDRPTWELA; encoded by the coding sequence ATGAGCGATGCCTGCAACCAGACCCCTTTCTGGCAGCGCCAGCCGCGGCTGCCCCTGGAGATCCACCGGTTCCTCCAGGACCGCCTGGAGGCGGCGCTGCACGATCCGGAAGCCCGCCAGGCGCTCGTCTGGCCGGTCATCCTCGGGGCCCCAGGACTGCGGAAGCTCCATCCGGCGGGCGTTCCGGAAGGAGAGCTGCTGGTCCATGCCGCCCGGATGCTTGGCGCCCTGGGCCACCACGATCCGCTGGCGGCCTGGGAGACCCATCGTGTGACCTGGCCGGACACGGCGGAGGGCGGCCCCGAGGGGTGGCGCCCGGCCGCGACCTGGGGGGCCTGGGGGCCCCTGGTGAGCCTGCGCTGCGGCTGGCAGCTGGCGGCGCTCACGCCGCTGCCCCTGGGCGAGCGCTATCCGTTGGCCTGTGGTGTCTCTCTCTTCAACCATGGGCTCTACCATGAGTGCCATGACGCCCTGGAACCCCTGTGGGCCGCGGCGGAGGGCGACCTGAAGGACCAGCTCCAGGGGCTCATCCTCCTGGCGGGGGGCTACCACCATCTCCAACTCCAGAATCCCAGCGGTCTGGTGGCCCTGTGGGAGGAGGCCCTGGGCCGGCTGGAGGCGTGCGGGGGCCGTGTGGTCACGCCCTGGGGCGATGTGCGGGCCGAGGCGGCGCTGGACCTGACGGCCCGACGGCTGGACCATGGAAAGCGCATGATGGACGATGCGGACGAGGATGCGCTCTTCGGGCTCCTGTGGGCCCTGGACCGCCCCACCTGGGAGCTGGCATGA
- a CDS encoding NUDIX hydrolase, translating into MDLKPLPRPEHPDPYTVLERRFVYDSPWIRVREDRFRHRKGAEGRYAVCGFRRTACGVLALDETDRVVLVGQWRYPLEAYSWEIPEGGGDTAESPFEAIRRELAEEAGLAAQVWEPLCFFHTSNSSTEEEAFLFLATGLTPTAGHHAEDDEELMLHREPFADCVRRVLSGEITDSLTVLALLALQAKRSGLGADLDATLAERFFQRPQDHPSAGRARWDQLGAP; encoded by the coding sequence ATGGACCTGAAACCCCTGCCCCGGCCCGAACATCCGGACCCCTACACCGTCCTCGAGCGCCGGTTCGTGTACGATTCGCCCTGGATCCGCGTCCGCGAGGACCGCTTCCGGCACCGCAAGGGCGCCGAGGGCCGCTACGCCGTCTGCGGATTCCGTCGCACCGCCTGCGGCGTCCTGGCCCTGGATGAAACGGATCGCGTGGTGCTGGTGGGTCAGTGGCGTTATCCCCTGGAGGCCTATTCCTGGGAGATTCCCGAAGGGGGCGGCGACACGGCCGAGAGCCCCTTCGAAGCCATCCGCCGCGAGTTGGCCGAGGAGGCCGGGCTCGCCGCCCAGGTGTGGGAACCCCTCTGCTTCTTCCACACGAGCAACTCCTCGACCGAAGAGGAGGCCTTCCTCTTCCTCGCCACGGGCCTCACGCCCACGGCGGGCCATCACGCGGAGGACGACGAGGAGCTGATGCTCCACCGCGAACCCTTCGCGGACTGCGTGCGGCGCGTGCTCTCGGGGGAGATCACCGACAGCCTGACGGTCCTGGCCCTCCTGGCCCTCCAGGCCAAGCGCAGCGGCCTTGGCGCGGACCTGGACGCGACCCTGGCCGAACGGTTCTTCCAGCGGCCCCAGGACCATCCCTCCGCAGGCCGGGCCCGGTGGGACCAGTTGGGGGCGCCATGA
- a CDS encoding L-serine ammonia-lyase, whose protein sequence is MTLSVFDLFRIGIGPSSSHTVGPMRAARRFALALEGAGLLEATAAVKVELFGSLGATGRGHGSDKAVILGLLGETPEGVDIEAVEGLLAKVRGAERLALLGRREVTFREPDHLLLLRKSLPFHPNGLRFSALDASGAVLRMQVYYSVGGGFVVEEGALNPTPSGPEPSHPFHTGDELLKRCRETGLSVSQLMLENERTWRSEADIRKGLLDIWAVMQACVRRGCATEGVLPGGLKVARRAPALHRRLTETPEAGLKDPLTAMDFVSLYALAVNEENAAGGRVVTAPTNGAAGILPAVLHYYRRFVPGATDDGVVRFLLTAGAIGALYKENASISGAEVGCQGEVGVACSMAAGALAEVTGGTPDQVENAAEIGMEHNLGLTCDPIGGLVQVPCIERNAMASVKAINAARMALYGDGHHFVSLDKVIRTMRDTGADMKSKYKETARGGLAVTVLEAPLDFTVNLPEC, encoded by the coding sequence ATGACGCTGTCCGTGTTCGACCTGTTCCGAATCGGCATCGGACCCAGTTCCTCCCACACCGTGGGACCCATGCGGGCGGCGCGGCGATTCGCCCTGGCCCTGGAGGGCGCGGGCCTGCTGGAGGCCACGGCGGCGGTCAAGGTTGAACTCTTCGGCAGTCTCGGCGCCACGGGGAGGGGCCACGGCAGCGACAAGGCAGTGATCCTCGGTCTCCTGGGGGAGACCCCGGAAGGCGTGGACATCGAGGCCGTGGAGGGCCTGCTGGCGAAGGTCCGGGGGGCGGAGCGTCTGGCGCTGCTCGGCCGGCGCGAAGTGACCTTCCGGGAACCCGACCACCTCCTCCTGCTGCGGAAGAGTCTGCCCTTCCATCCCAATGGCCTGCGTTTTTCGGCCCTGGATGCCAGTGGGGCCGTGCTGCGGATGCAGGTCTACTACTCCGTGGGAGGCGGCTTCGTGGTGGAAGAAGGAGCCCTGAACCCAACCCCATCGGGGCCGGAGCCGTCCCATCCCTTCCACACGGGGGATGAGCTGCTGAAGCGCTGCCGGGAGACGGGGCTGAGCGTCAGTCAGCTCATGCTGGAAAACGAGCGCACTTGGCGCTCGGAAGCCGACATCCGGAAGGGTCTCCTCGACATCTGGGCGGTGATGCAGGCCTGCGTGCGTCGGGGATGCGCGACCGAGGGCGTGCTGCCGGGCGGCCTGAAGGTGGCTCGCCGGGCTCCCGCGCTCCATCGGCGTCTGACGGAAACCCCCGAAGCGGGTCTGAAGGATCCCCTCACAGCCATGGATTTCGTGAGTCTCTACGCCCTGGCGGTGAACGAGGAGAACGCCGCCGGGGGCCGTGTGGTGACGGCGCCCACCAACGGCGCCGCAGGCATCCTCCCCGCCGTGCTGCACTACTACCGGCGCTTCGTGCCCGGCGCCACAGACGACGGCGTGGTGCGCTTCCTGCTCACGGCGGGGGCCATCGGCGCGCTCTACAAGGAGAACGCCTCCATCAGCGGCGCCGAGGTGGGCTGCCAGGGGGAGGTGGGCGTGGCCTGCTCCATGGCCGCCGGTGCGCTGGCCGAGGTGACGGGCGGGACGCCGGACCAGGTGGAGAACGCGGCCGAGATCGGCATGGAGCACAACCTGGGGCTGACCTGCGATCCCATCGGCGGCCTGGTGCAGGTGCCCTGCATCGAGCGCAACGCCATGGCCAGCGTGAAGGCCATCAACGCCGCGCGCATGGCACTCTATGGGGATGGCCACCACTTCGTGAGCCTGGACAAGGTCATCCGGACCATGCGCGATACCGGTGCCGACATGAAGAGCAAGTACAAGGAGACCGCCCGTGGCGGACTCGCGGTGACCGTGCTTGAGGCCCCGCTGGACTTCACCGTCAACCTTCCGGAGTGCTGA
- a CDS encoding DUF3473 domain-containing protein: protein MRDHRLPLSLDWEDWFQLCCPPYDQPEALDRFECRLPLATERSLAFCAELGASATWFCLGDQAARHPALLRRIVAEGHAIGLHGLTHRRAFEMSRAEWRASVRDGRALLEDLSGQPVVGYRAPEWSLRGPAADWWQDLPELGFRYDSSRVPLSVIGNPHWPRRPHRLPNGVWELPPPVLWSGPPRSPLWGWGPRVLPFSLVRRALEALAAEDAGTPLVLHPWELDEGQPDLPGASFGHRFAHSAGLRGHAGHLRDLFAGFRLTTLEAWVEVR from the coding sequence CTGAGAGACCACCGGCTTCCGCTCTCCCTGGATTGGGAGGACTGGTTCCAGCTCTGCTGCCCGCCCTATGACCAGCCCGAGGCCCTGGACCGCTTCGAGTGCCGGCTGCCGCTGGCCACGGAACGGTCGCTGGCCTTCTGTGCGGAGCTGGGTGCTTCGGCCACCTGGTTCTGTCTGGGGGACCAGGCTGCGCGCCATCCAGCCCTGCTGCGGCGCATCGTGGCGGAAGGCCATGCCATCGGCCTGCACGGGCTCACCCATCGGCGGGCCTTCGAGATGAGCCGCGCCGAGTGGCGGGCCTCGGTGCGCGACGGCAGGGCCCTGCTGGAAGACCTGTCGGGTCAGCCGGTGGTGGGCTACCGCGCCCCTGAGTGGAGCCTGCGGGGTCCGGCTGCGGACTGGTGGCAGGACCTGCCGGAGCTCGGCTTTCGGTACGACTCCAGCCGCGTGCCGCTCTCGGTCATCGGGAATCCGCACTGGCCCCGCCGTCCCCATCGCCTTCCCAACGGGGTGTGGGAGCTTCCACCCCCGGTGCTCTGGTCGGGGCCGCCCCGGTCGCCGCTCTGGGGCTGGGGCCCCCGGGTGCTGCCCTTCAGCCTGGTCCGCCGGGCCCTGGAAGCCCTGGCCGCCGAAGATGCGGGTACGCCCCTCGTGCTGCATCCCTGGGAACTGGACGAGGGCCAACCCGACCTGCCCGGCGCCTCGTTTGGCCACCGGTTCGCGCACAGTGCCGGACTGCGGGGCCACGCGGGCCACCTGCGGGACCTCTTCGCGGGATTCCGCCTCACGACCCTCGAAGCCTGGGTGGAGGTCCGATGA
- a CDS encoding L-threonylcarbamoyladenylate synthase: MILTLHPETPQVRHLERIVELLQRDGVIAYPTDTLFGLGCLVSRKKAVDRIQLLKGRDPKKPMSILCSDMEMFCRYTRHLETPTFRILKQMLPGPYTVLLPASREVPRYLQNKQVVGLRIPDHPFCRALAAMLGEPIITTSAALPDQPVLNTAWELEEELGHALDLVVDCGQPLGVPSTIVDLCGEEPILVRQGAGAWPV; encoded by the coding sequence ATGATCCTCACCCTGCACCCCGAGACCCCCCAGGTGCGCCACCTCGAACGGATCGTCGAGCTGCTGCAGCGCGACGGCGTCATCGCCTACCCCACGGACACCCTCTTCGGCCTGGGTTGCCTCGTGTCGCGCAAGAAGGCCGTGGACCGCATCCAGTTGCTCAAGGGGCGCGATCCCAAGAAGCCCATGTCCATCCTCTGCTCCGACATGGAGATGTTCTGCCGCTACACGCGCCACCTCGAGACGCCCACTTTCCGAATCCTGAAACAGATGCTGCCAGGCCCCTACACGGTGCTCCTGCCGGCCAGCCGTGAGGTGCCGCGGTACCTCCAGAACAAGCAGGTGGTGGGCCTCCGTATCCCCGACCACCCGTTCTGCCGGGCCCTGGCGGCGATGCTCGGCGAACCCATCATCACCACGAGCGCGGCGCTGCCCGATCAGCCCGTGCTGAACACCGCCTGGGAACTCGAGGAGGAACTTGGCCACGCCCTCGACCTGGTGGTGGATTGTGGACAGCCGCTGGGAGTCCCCAGCACCATCGTGGACCTCTGCGGAGAGGAGCCCATCCTGGTGCGGCAGGGCGCAGGCGCCTGGCCGGTGTGA